Below is a genomic region from Streptomyces sp. RPA4-2.
AGGCCGGCGCCCTGGAACAGGGCTACGGCCTGCTCCTCGCCGACCCGCACGACGACCCCCGGCACGAGCGGAAGGTCGTCCAGCTGCTCCACGAGCGGCGCGTCGACGGACTGATCGTCGCGCCCTCGGCGGACCCCGACGCGCTGCTGCGTTATCTCGGCCGGCACCGGGTCCCGACCGTCTTCCTGGACCGCCTGGTCGAGGCCCCGGCCGGCCACTCCTTCGCCTTCGACCAGGTCTGCACCGAGAACGCCGCCCCCATGGCGCGGCTGGTCGCCCATCTCGCCGAGCGCGGCCACCGGCGCATCGGACTCGTCGCCGGGCTGCCGGGCCTGAGCACCACCACCGAGCGGATCTCCGGCTACCGTCACGGCCTCGCGGGGGCCGGGCTCCCGTACGACGAACGGCTCGTGGTGCACGGCGACTCCGTGACGGAGGCGGCCGAGCGCGCCACCGGAGCCCTGCTCTCCCTCGGCGCGCCGCCCACCGCTCTCGTCACCGGGAACAACGCGATGACCATCGGCGCGCTGCGCGCCCTGCGCGAGCGCGGCCTGTCCGTACCGGACGACCTGGCGCTGTGCTGCTTCGACGACTTCGCCTGGGCGGACCTGTTCACACCCCGGCTGACCGTGATCTCCCAGCCCGGCAAGGAGATCGGGGAGCAGGCCGTCCGGCTGCTCCTGGAACGGCTGGCCGCGCCGGAGCTGCCCGGCCGGACGGTCCGGCTCCCGTGCGTCTTCGTCCACCGCGGCTCGTGCGGCTGCGCCGAGACCGTCCGCCCCGAGATTCCCGAGAACCACGCGAAAGGATCCCTGTCGTGATCGTCGTCGCCGGTGAGGCCCTGATCGACCTGGTGCCGCAGGGCGCGGGCGCGCTCGTGCACCTGCGGCCCGCGCGAGGCGGTGGTCCCTACAACACCGCGGTGGCACTGGGCCGCCTCGGCTCCCCCACCGTCTTCTGCTCCCGTGTCTCGAACGACGCCTTCGGCGAGGCACTGCTGGGCGGGCTGCGCGAGGCGGGCGTCGACGTGTCCTCCGTGCAGCGCGGCGCGGAGCCGACGACGCTGGCGGTCGCCACCGTCGACCCGGACGGTTCGGCCGCGTACTCCTTCTACGTGGAGGGCACTGCGGACCGTCTGTTCACCGCACCGGACCGGCTTCCCGACGCGGTGCGGGCGGTGTCCTTCGGCACCGTCTCCCTGGTCCTGGAACCTGGCGCGAGTGCCTACGAGGAGCTGCTGCGGACCGCTGCCGCGCGGGGTGTGTTCACCGCGCTCGACCCGAACGTCCGGGCGGGTCTGATCGCCGACGCGGACGCGTACCGTGCCCGTTTCAAGAGCTGGCTTCCTTCGGTTTCGCTTCTCAAGCTCTCCGAGGAGGACGCGCGGTGGCTGGGCGGCACCCCGCGGGAGTGGCTGGCGTCCGGTCCCGCGGCCGTCGTGATCACCCGGGGCGGCGACGGCCTGACGGTGTTCACCCAGGACGGCGCGGCCCATTCCGTGCCCGGTGAACCGGTCGAGGTGGTGGACACCATCGGCGCCGGTGACACGGTGAACGCGGCCCTGCTGCACGGCCTGGCCGCGCGGGACGCGCTCTCTCCCGCCGCCCTGGCGGACCTGGACGCCGAGGACTGGACCGCGCTGCTGCGGTTCGCGGCCCGCGCGGCGGCGATCACCTGCTCACGCGCGGGCGCGCAACCGCCGTACGCCGCGGAACTCGACGCCCCCTGAGATCTCCAGGTCCCTTCCGGAACCGGCCTCTGAACGGGGCCGACCGGGCGGGCGACGGGCGGCGGTCAAGTGCACGGGCCCCGCGGGGAGTTCCCGCGGGGCCCGGTCCCTGCCGCCGTGTCAGGCCTTGCGCGCCCGCGTGGTCTTCTTCGCGGGTGTCGCCTTCTTGGCCGCCGTGTTCTTCGTGGCCGTGTCCTTCGTGGCCGCGGCCGCCTTCTTCGTGGCCGTGTTGTTGACGGCCTTCGTGGTCGTCGTCTTCCGGGCCGCCGTCCTGGCCGCCACGGCCTTCTTGGCCGCCGTCTTACGGGGGGCCTTCACGACGGCGCCGTCACTGATCCGGTCGGCGCCCAGGATCTCGCGGAGGAACTTGCCCGTGTGGCTGGTCGGGACCCCGGCGACCTCCTCGGGCGTGCCCTCGGCGACGACGAGACCGCCGCCGTTGCCCCCCTCGGGGCCCATGTCGACGACCCAGTCGGCGGTCTTGATGACATCGAGGTTGTGCTCGATCACGATGACGGTGTTGCCCTTGTCGACCAGGCCGGACAGCACCGTGATGAGCTTGCTGATGTCCTCGAAGTGCAGACCGGTGGTCGGCTCGTCCAGCACGTACACCGTGCGTCCCGTGGAGCGCTTCTGCAGCTCGCTCGCGAGCTTGACGCGCTGGGCCTCGCCGCCGGACAGCGTCGGCGCGGACTGGCCGAGCCGGACGTAGCCGAGACCGACGTCGTTGAGCGTCCTGAGGTGGCGGTTGATGGCGGGGACGGCCTCGAAGAAGTCGAGGGCCTCCTCGATCGGCATGTCCAGGACCTCGGAGATGGACTTGCCCTTGTAGTGGACCTCCAGGGTCTCCCGGTTGTACCGCGCCCCGTGACAGACCTCGCAGGGGACGTACACGTCCGGCAGGAAGTTCATCTCGATCTTGATCGTGCCGTCGCCCGAGCAGTTCTCGCAGCGGCCGCCCTTGACGTTGAAGGAGAAGCGGCCGGGCAGATAGCCCCGCACCTTCGCCTCGGTCGTCTCGGCGAACAGCCTGCGGACGTGGTCGAAGACTCCGGTGTAGGTCGCCGGGTTCGAGCGGGGGGTGCGGCCGATCGGCGACTGGTCGACGTGCACGACCTTGTCGACGAGGTCGTCGCCCTCGACGCGGGTGTGCCGCCCGGGAACGTTCCGGGCGCCGTTGAGCTCGCGCGCCAGGTGCGTGTACAGGATGTCGTTCACCAGCGTGGACTTGCCGGAACCCGAGACACCCGTGACGGCCGTGAGCACGCCCAGGGGGAAGGACACGTCGATGTCCTGCAGGTTGTTCTCGCGGGCGCCGTGCACCGTGAGGCTGCGGCCGGGGTCCGCGGGGCGGCGGATGTCGGGGAGCGGGATCTGCCTCTTGCCCGACAGGTACTGGCCGGTCATCGACTCGGTGTTGGCGAGCAGCTCCTTCAAGGGGCCGCTGTGCACGACCTTGCCGCCGTGTTCGCCCGCGCCGGGGCCGATGTCGACGACCCAGTCGGCGACCTTGATGGTGTCCTCGTCGTGCTCGACGACGATGAGCGTGTTGCCCATGTCGCGCAGCCGGACGAGGGTCTCGATCAGGCGGTGGTTGTCGCGCTGGTGCAGACCGATGGAGGGCTCGTCGAGGACGTACAGGACGCCGACGAGCCCGGAGCCGATCTGGGTGGCCAGGCGGATGCGCTGGGCCTCACCGCCGGAGAGGGTGCCGGCCGCGCGGTTGAGCGAGAGGTAGTCGAGGCCCACGTCGACCAGGAAGCGCAGCCGTTCGTTGACCTCCTTCAGGACCCGTTCGGCGATCTTCTTGTCGCGGGCGTCGAGCTTCAGCTCGCCCAGGAAGTCCGCGCAGTCGCTGATCGACATCGCGGAGACCTCGGCGATCGACTTCTCCATGACGGTGACCGCGAGGATGAGGGGCTTGAGGCGCGTGCCCTCACAGGTGGGACAGGGCACCTCGCGCATGTAGCCCTCGAAGCGCTCACGGCTGGCGTCGCTCTCGGCCTCGCTGTGCCGCCGCTTGATGAAGGGGACGGCTCCTTCGAAGGGCGTGGTGTAGACGCGCTCGCGCCCGTACCGGTTGCGGTACCGCACTTCGATCTGCGTCTTGTGGCCGTAGAGCAGGGCCTTCCTGGCGCGCTGCGGGAGGCCGGCGAAGGGGATGTCGGTCCGGAATCCCAACGCGTCGGCGAGGGCTCCGACGAGCCGCCCGAAGTAGTCCTTCGTGTGTCCGTGCGACCAGGGGTGGATGGCTCCCTCGTCGAGCGACTTGTCCTCGTCGGGGACGATCAGCTCGGGGTCGACCTCCATGCGCGTGCCGATGCCGGTGCACTCGGGGCAGGCGCCGAAGGGCGAGTTGAAGGAGAAGGAGCGGGGCTCCAGCTCCTCGAAGGAGAGGTCGTCGTAGGGGCAGTACAGGTGCTCCGAGTACATGCGCTCGCGCTCGGGGTCGTCCTGCGGGAGGTCGACGAAGTCGAGCACGACCATGCCGCCGGAGAGGCCGAGGGCGGTCTCCACGGAGTCGGTGAGGCGACGCTTGGCGGTGTCCTTGACCGTGAGGCGGTCGATGACCACCTCGATGGTGTGCTTCTCCTGCTTCTTCAGCGTGGGCGGCTCGGTGAGCTGGATCGTCTCGCCGTCGACCCTCGCCCTGCTGTACCCCTTGGTCTGAAGGTCGGCGAAGAGGTCGACGAACTCCCCCTTGCGCTCGCGCACCAGCGGCGAGAGCACCTGGAAGCGGCTCCCCTCGGGCAGCTCCAGGACCCTGTCGACGATGGCCTGCGGCGACTGCCGCGTGATGGGGCGGCCGCACTCGGGGCAGTGCGGCTTGCCGATGCGCGCGAAGAGCAGGCGCAGGTAGTCGTAGACCTCGGTGATGGTGCCGACCGTCGAGCGCGGGTTGCGTGAGGTCGACTTCTGGTCGATGGAGACCGCCGGGGAGAGGCCCTCGATGAAGTCCACGTCCGGCTTGTCCATCTGGCCGAGGAACTGCCGGGCGTACGACGAGAGCGACTCCACGTAACGCCGCTGACCCTCGGCGAAGATCGTGTCGAAGGCCAGCGAGGACTTGCCCGACCCCGACAGGCCCGTGAAGACGATGAGCGAGTCGCGCGGGAGGTCGAGCGAGACATTCTTGAGATTGTGCTCGCGCGCTCCACGGACGATGAGACGGTCGGCCACGCCGGTCCGCACCTTTCTTGAGAGAAGTGACAGGGGCGGGGCCCCCGTCGTTTTCAGACTAGGGGGAGCCACTGACAGCGCCGGTTGCTTTCTTCTGGTTCACAACAATCCCGGACCCTCCAGCATGCCCGACGCCGCGCCCGAGCTTATAGCACGCGCATTCGATTTGCGGGGGCGGCCGACCACCTTCACCCGAACGTGTGGCGGGGCTAGGGTCGGCGTCATGATGGATCATGTGCGCGACCTGGCATCTGTACGTGACGCGACCGAACGGCTGCTCAGCGCGGCGGCCGAACTGGACAACGCCTCCGTGACCGAGCCGTCACGGCTGCCCGGCTGGAACCGTGGCCATGTGCTCGCCCACCTCGCCCGCAACGCGGACGCACTGGCGAACGTCCTCGACGGGCGCCCCATGTACGTCTCCGGGGACGCCCGGGACGCCGACATCGAGCGGGACGCCCCGCGCCCCCTGGACATACAGCTCGCGGACGTCCGCGAGAGCGCGGCCCGTTTCCAGGAGACCGGGGCCGCACCCGCGGACTGGTCGCGCACGGTGGAGCTGCGCAACGGGGTCACCGACACCGCGGCCCGGGTGCCGTTCCGGCGGTGGGGCGAGGTCGCGCTGCACCATGTCGACCTCGGGATCGGGTACGAGCTGGAGGATCTGCCCGCGGAGTTCGTGACGCGGGAGATCGACTTCCTCGCGGAGCGCTTCGGCGGCCACAAGGACGTGCCGTCGACGGGGCTGGCCTCCGCCGAGGGGCAGGTCTGGACGACCGGCGGCGGCGCCGGGGGCGGCCCGGTCGCCCTGCGCGGTCCGGCCGCCGACCTGCTCGGCTGGCTCTGCGGCCGCCGCGACGGATCCGCGCTGCTGGTCGAGGGCGGAACGCTGCCGACGCTTCCGCCCCTGTAGAGGCCGGGACGGACCTCGGGCCCGCTCCCCCGCTATAGGCTGGCCGCCATGACGTACAGCGGAGCGGTGAAGGTCGGCGGACCCGCCGAAGTGCACGAGCTGCAGAATTTGATGATCTCCAAGGTCGCGGTCGGACCGATGGACAACAACGCCTATCTGCTGCGCTGCCGGGCCACCGACGAGCAGCTGCTGATCGACGCCGCCAACGACGCCTCGACGCTGCTCACGCTGATCGGTGACGACGGCATCGCGTCCGTCGTCACCACCCACCGGCACGGCGACCACTGGCAGGCGCTCGACGAGGTCGTGACGGCCACCGGCGCCCGCACCTACGCGGGCCGGGACGACGCGGAGGGCATCCCGGTGCCCACCGACGTCCTCGTCGGTGACGGCGACACGATCCGGGTGGGGCATGTGGAGCTCACCGCGCGCCACCTGGTGGGACACACGCCGGGCTCGATCGCCCTCGTCTACGACGACCCGCACGGGCACCCTCATGTGTTCACGGGGGACTGCCTGTTCCCGGGTGGTGTGGGCAACACCCGCAAGGACCCGGAGGCGTTCGCCAGCCTCATCCACGACGTGGAGACGAAGATCTTCGGCCCGCTGCCGGACGAGACCTGGGTCTACCCGGGGCACGGCAACGACACGACCCTGGGCGCCGAGCGGCCGCACCTGCCGGAGTGGCACGCGCGCGGCTGGTGATCGTCGCGGACCGTCCGGCGGAATCCCGGCCGGGGGCGTGAAGCCGCCGATCGCGCGCCCCGTGTGAATCGGACGCACGCTTCGGCACCCCGCGCGCGCTCCCGGCGTGCGCGGTGGTGCAGTCCACTGGAAGCAGCCCCGCACAGGATGACGGCTCCTGTTGTGGAACGGGCCGCCGGCCTTCGATCCCCGCCCTCGGCCGGCGGCCCCGGCGAAGCCCCCGCCGGACCGATCGGCCGGGCTTCTCGCCGAGCGTTCACGGGACTGCAACACACGTTCCCACTATGCGGACAATTACCGCTGTGACCTCGACAGACGGCATGGTGCGCTGTCACTCTCCCGCCATGCCTCTCGCCCAACGCGCTCTGCGCCGCGCCGCGTCCACCGCCACCGTTGCCCTGCTCGCCGTCGCCGTGGGCTGTGCCCCGCAGCCGGAGAACCCGGCCTCCGGGAAGGCTTCCGGAAAGACCGGGACATCCGGAAAGACCTGCGCGAAGGGCGCGTTGGGCACCCGGACGTCCGGCGAACTGACGATCGCGACCGACGAACCCGCGTACGAGCCGTGGTTCAAGGACGGCAAGCCCGCCAACGGCAAGGGCTTCGAGTCGGCGGTCGCGTACGCCGTGGCGAAGCAGCTCGGCTACGACAGGTCGGAGGTCGTCTGGCAGAGCGTCCCCTTCAACAAGGCCTTCGCGCCCGGCGAGAAGACCTTCGACTTCGACATCAACCAGGTGTCGATCAGTGCCGAGCGCAAGAAGGCCGTGGACTTCTCGTCCGGCTACTACGACGTCCGCCAGGCCGTCATCGCGCTCAAGGGCTCCAAGGCGGCCGGGGCGAAGAGCCTCGCGGATCTCAAGCACGTGAAACTCGGCGCCCAGGTCGGCACCACCAGCCTGAACTACATTGACGACGTGGTGAAGCCGGACCGGCAGCCCGCCGCGTACGCCAAGAACGACCAGGCCAAGTCCGCGCTGAAGAACGGTCAGGTCGACGCCATCGTGGTCGATCTGCCGACCGCCTTCTACATCACCGCGGCCGAGGTGACGGACGCGAAGATCGTCGGGCAGTTCGAGAACACCGGTGGCGCGCCCGAGCAGTTCGGACTCGTCCTCGACAAGGGCAGCGCGCTCACCCCGTGCGTGACGAAGGCCGTGGACGCCCTGCGCGAGGACGGCACGCTCGCCTCGGTCGAGAAGCAGTGGCTGTCCGAGGCCGTCGACGCTCCGGTGCTCAAGTGACCGTCACGAAGGAGGAGTCGGGAGAGGGCCCGGCGGAGGACCCCGGCGAGGGCGATCCGTCCGGGGCGTACGTTCCGTCGCGGCGGCGCATCGAGCGGGAGCGCTACAAGCGGGCCCGTGCCCGTCGTGCGACGGCGATCGCCGCGCTCTCCACCCTGGTGACCGGCGCCGCCCTCTGTCTCGTCGTCGTCAGCGCGCCGGGCTGGCAGCGCACGAAGGAGACGTTCTTCAACGGCCGGTACGCGCGCGAGGCGTTCCCCAAGGTCCTGGAAGGGCTCTGGCTCAACGTCCGGCTGCTCCTGGTCTGCGGGGTCGCCGTCCTCGTGCTGGGCATGCTGATCGCCGTCGCCCGCACCCTGCGCGGCCCGGTGTTCTTCCCGGTGCGCGCGCTCGCAGCCGCGTACACGGACTTCTTCCGCGGACTCCCGCTGATCATCAACCTGATGATCGTGGTCCTGGGCGTCCCCGCGCTGCGGTTGCAGGGCGTCACCGTGGACCCGGTGCTGCTCGGCGGCACGGCGCTCACCCTGACGTACTCGGCCTACGTCGCCGAGGTGTTCCGGGCCGGCATCGAGTCCGTCCATCCCTCGCAGCGCGCGGCGGCCCGCGCGCTCGGTCTCACCAACCGGCAGGCCCTGCGGTACGTCGTCATCCCCCAGGCCGTGCGCCGCCAGGTCCCGCCGCTCCTCAACGACCTGGTGTCCCTCCAGAAGGACACCGGGCTCGTGTCGATCGGGGGCGCGGTCGACGCGGTGCGTGCCGCGGACATCATCGTGGGCCGCAGTCTCAACTACACGCCGTACATCGTCGCGGGACTGGTCTTCGTCGCACTGACCATCCCGATGACCCGCTTCACGGACTGGGTCACGGCCCGGATGGACCGTCAGCGGGCACAGGGAGGGGCCATATGACCGACACTCCGGTGCTGCGGATGGAGTCCGTCCGCAAGACCTTCGGCGAGACGGTGGTGCTGCGGGACGTCGACCTGGACGTCGCCCCGCACACGGTGACCGCGCTGATCGGCACCTCCGGCTCGGGCAAGTCGACCCTGCTGCGCTGTGCGAACCTCCTGGAGGAGATCGACGACGGCGCGATCTGGCTCGACGAGGAGGAGATCACCCACCCGCGGGCCGACCAGGACGCCGTCCGCCGTCGCATCGGTGTGGTCTTCCAGGCGTACAACCTCTTTCCGCACATGACGGTCCTGGAGAACATCACGCTGGCACCGCGCCGTGTGCACGGTGCGAGCCGCGCCGAGGCGGAGGCGCACGCCCGGGAACTGCTCGACCGGCTCGGCCTCGGGGCCAAGGCCGGCGAGTATCCCGACCGGCTCAGCGGCGGCCAGCAGCAACGGGCCGCGATCGTCCGCGCGTTGGCCGTACGTCCCCGGCTGCTGCTGCTCGACGAGATCACCGCCGCCCTCGACCCGGAGCTCGTGGGCGAGGTCCTGGCCGTCGTCCGGGACCTGAAGGACGAGGGCATGACCATGGTGCTGGCCACCCATGAGATGGGCTTCGCCCGCGAGGTGGCCGACCAGGTGTGCTTCCTGGACGGCGGTGTGGTCCTCGAACGCGGCACGGCCGAGGAGGTCTTCGGGAACCCGCGTGAGGAGCGCACCCGGCGGTTCCTGCGCCGGATCGTGGCGGCGGGACGGCTCTGACCGCGGCCGCCTCGGTCAGGCCTCCGTCCTCCCCGTTCCCGCCAGCGCCGCGACCCGCTCCACCGCGAACGCGTACCCCTGCACACCGCATCCGGCGATGACCCCGTCGGCCCGCAGCGAGACGTACGAGTGGTGCCGGAACTCCTCGCGCTGGTGGATGTTGGAGATGTGGACCTCCACCACCGGCAGTCCGTCACAGGTGTTGAGCGCGTCCAGGATCGCGACGGAGGTGTGCGAGTAGGCGGCCGGGTTGATCACGATCCCGGCGTGGTTCTGCCGCGCCTCGTGGATCCAGTCGACCAGTTCGCCCTCGTGGTTGGACTGGCGGAAGTCCACCGTGCCGCCGTGCGCGGCCGCCGCCTTGGCGCACAGGGCCTCGACGTCGGCGAGCGTGTCGGAACCGTAGATCTCCGGCTGCCGCTGCCCGAGGAGGTTCAGATTGGGCCCGTTGAGAATCATGATCGGGGCGGTGGCGAGAGTGCGGGGCACGGTTCCTCCGGTCCTTCCAGGTCTGCCGGCCCGTCAAGGACCGCTGCTCGCAACCCGGTCTATCACGGTGCGACCCCTCCGTGACCGTCCGTACGCTCCCCTCATGGCTACGCTCCCGGCGCCACGATCGGCTTCGACGCGGACCCGCGGCACGACGATCCCCGACTGGTCGTCACCCAGGGGGGAGCGATCCGTGTCGACGGCCCCGCCCCGGCGCATCACCGTCACCTGCTGACACAC
It encodes:
- a CDS encoding LacI family DNA-binding transcriptional regulator; amino-acid sequence: MATMVDVAAHAGVSVATVSHVLNDTRPVLPHTRQAVLDAIDALGYTPNALARSLVTSRTRSIGLAVSAISNPYFTDILQGVEAGALEQGYGLLLADPHDDPRHERKVVQLLHERRVDGLIVAPSADPDALLRYLGRHRVPTVFLDRLVEAPAGHSFAFDQVCTENAAPMARLVAHLAERGHRRIGLVAGLPGLSTTTERISGYRHGLAGAGLPYDERLVVHGDSVTEAAERATGALLSLGAPPTALVTGNNAMTIGALRALRERGLSVPDDLALCCFDDFAWADLFTPRLTVISQPGKEIGEQAVRLLLERLAAPELPGRTVRLPCVFVHRGSCGCAETVRPEIPENHAKGSLS
- a CDS encoding carbohydrate kinase; translated protein: MIVVAGEALIDLVPQGAGALVHLRPARGGGPYNTAVALGRLGSPTVFCSRVSNDAFGEALLGGLREAGVDVSSVQRGAEPTTLAVATVDPDGSAAYSFYVEGTADRLFTAPDRLPDAVRAVSFGTVSLVLEPGASAYEELLRTAAARGVFTALDPNVRAGLIADADAYRARFKSWLPSVSLLKLSEEDARWLGGTPREWLASGPAAVVITRGGDGLTVFTQDGAAHSVPGEPVEVVDTIGAGDTVNAALLHGLAARDALSPAALADLDAEDWTALLRFAARAAAITCSRAGAQPPYAAELDAP
- a CDS encoding amino acid ABC transporter ATP-binding protein, which gives rise to MTDTPVLRMESVRKTFGETVVLRDVDLDVAPHTVTALIGTSGSGKSTLLRCANLLEEIDDGAIWLDEEEITHPRADQDAVRRRIGVVFQAYNLFPHMTVLENITLAPRRVHGASRAEAEAHARELLDRLGLGAKAGEYPDRLSGGQQQRAAIVRALAVRPRLLLLDEITAALDPELVGEVLAVVRDLKDEGMTMVLATHEMGFAREVADQVCFLDGGVVLERGTAEEVFGNPREERTRRFLRRIVAAGRL
- a CDS encoding amino acid ABC transporter permease translates to MTVTKEESGEGPAEDPGEGDPSGAYVPSRRRIERERYKRARARRATAIAALSTLVTGAALCLVVVSAPGWQRTKETFFNGRYAREAFPKVLEGLWLNVRLLLVCGVAVLVLGMLIAVARTLRGPVFFPVRALAAAYTDFFRGLPLIINLMIVVLGVPALRLQGVTVDPVLLGGTALTLTYSAYVAEVFRAGIESVHPSQRAAARALGLTNRQALRYVVIPQAVRRQVPPLLNDLVSLQKDTGLVSIGGAVDAVRAADIIVGRSLNYTPYIVAGLVFVALTIPMTRFTDWVTARMDRQRAQGGAI
- the aroQ gene encoding type II 3-dehydroquinate dehydratase; protein product: MPRTLATAPIMILNGPNLNLLGQRQPEIYGSDTLADVEALCAKAAAAHGGTVDFRQSNHEGELVDWIHEARQNHAGIVINPAAYSHTSVAILDALNTCDGLPVVEVHISNIHQREEFRHHSYVSLRADGVIAGCGVQGYAFAVERVAALAGTGRTEA
- the uvrA gene encoding excinuclease ABC subunit UvrA, encoding MADRLIVRGAREHNLKNVSLDLPRDSLIVFTGLSGSGKSSLAFDTIFAEGQRRYVESLSSYARQFLGQMDKPDVDFIEGLSPAVSIDQKSTSRNPRSTVGTITEVYDYLRLLFARIGKPHCPECGRPITRQSPQAIVDRVLELPEGSRFQVLSPLVRERKGEFVDLFADLQTKGYSRARVDGETIQLTEPPTLKKQEKHTIEVVIDRLTVKDTAKRRLTDSVETALGLSGGMVVLDFVDLPQDDPERERMYSEHLYCPYDDLSFEELEPRSFSFNSPFGACPECTGIGTRMEVDPELIVPDEDKSLDEGAIHPWSHGHTKDYFGRLVGALADALGFRTDIPFAGLPQRARKALLYGHKTQIEVRYRNRYGRERVYTTPFEGAVPFIKRRHSEAESDASRERFEGYMREVPCPTCEGTRLKPLILAVTVMEKSIAEVSAMSISDCADFLGELKLDARDKKIAERVLKEVNERLRFLVDVGLDYLSLNRAAGTLSGGEAQRIRLATQIGSGLVGVLYVLDEPSIGLHQRDNHRLIETLVRLRDMGNTLIVVEHDEDTIKVADWVVDIGPGAGEHGGKVVHSGPLKELLANTESMTGQYLSGKRQIPLPDIRRPADPGRSLTVHGARENNLQDIDVSFPLGVLTAVTGVSGSGKSTLVNDILYTHLARELNGARNVPGRHTRVEGDDLVDKVVHVDQSPIGRTPRSNPATYTGVFDHVRRLFAETTEAKVRGYLPGRFSFNVKGGRCENCSGDGTIKIEMNFLPDVYVPCEVCHGARYNRETLEVHYKGKSISEVLDMPIEEALDFFEAVPAINRHLRTLNDVGLGYVRLGQSAPTLSGGEAQRVKLASELQKRSTGRTVYVLDEPTTGLHFEDISKLITVLSGLVDKGNTVIVIEHNLDVIKTADWVVDMGPEGGNGGGLVVAEGTPEEVAGVPTSHTGKFLREILGADRISDGAVVKAPRKTAAKKAVAARTAARKTTTTKAVNNTATKKAAAATKDTATKNTAAKKATPAKKTTRARKA
- a CDS encoding maleylpyruvate isomerase family mycothiol-dependent enzyme, translating into MMDHVRDLASVRDATERLLSAAAELDNASVTEPSRLPGWNRGHVLAHLARNADALANVLDGRPMYVSGDARDADIERDAPRPLDIQLADVRESAARFQETGAAPADWSRTVELRNGVTDTAARVPFRRWGEVALHHVDLGIGYELEDLPAEFVTREIDFLAERFGGHKDVPSTGLASAEGQVWTTGGGAGGGPVALRGPAADLLGWLCGRRDGSALLVEGGTLPTLPPL
- a CDS encoding ABC transporter substrate-binding protein produces the protein MPLAQRALRRAASTATVALLAVAVGCAPQPENPASGKASGKTGTSGKTCAKGALGTRTSGELTIATDEPAYEPWFKDGKPANGKGFESAVAYAVAKQLGYDRSEVVWQSVPFNKAFAPGEKTFDFDINQVSISAERKKAVDFSSGYYDVRQAVIALKGSKAAGAKSLADLKHVKLGAQVGTTSLNYIDDVVKPDRQPAAYAKNDQAKSALKNGQVDAIVVDLPTAFYITAAEVTDAKIVGQFENTGGAPEQFGLVLDKGSALTPCVTKAVDALREDGTLASVEKQWLSEAVDAPVLK
- a CDS encoding MBL fold metallo-hydrolase, encoding MTYSGAVKVGGPAEVHELQNLMISKVAVGPMDNNAYLLRCRATDEQLLIDAANDASTLLTLIGDDGIASVVTTHRHGDHWQALDEVVTATGARTYAGRDDAEGIPVPTDVLVGDGDTIRVGHVELTARHLVGHTPGSIALVYDDPHGHPHVFTGDCLFPGGVGNTRKDPEAFASLIHDVETKIFGPLPDETWVYPGHGNDTTLGAERPHLPEWHARGW